In Leptidea sinapis chromosome 18, ilLepSina1.1, whole genome shotgun sequence, a genomic segment contains:
- the LOC126969588 gene encoding meteorin-like protein gives MDLLTLFWTLVVSLIKISEAGPIGDQCDWTGSGLSSSERGVTPVYLRCREGNVSWLYPRGALRLLFRPPLPAEEKDFRVCIRVIRRPDPPELFHSLQVNKTEATERFPARIFVEGPRKLIALYAPDDNDPRELRCFRSKHGRAALYVEAEPEEGPKRRVATFKYEAKSLVRRHYDPATAECRPCSESELELAFCTSDLVSRGVIVGSEHREDLDTTQLTLRVTKLIRATAGGGEPNEIADDDYFRYQTDNSVLPHKHRRERSIHAHVHVASACGASAGAGEFLVMARRALGRYRLVCAPRAHEWRQLVEKRNAEGTAHCLLQH, from the exons tGGTCTGTCGTCATCTGAGAGGGGAGTAACTCCCGTCTACCTCAGGTGTAGAGAAGGCAACGTCTCGTGGCTGTATCCCCGGGGAGCATTAAGGCTGCTGTTCCGACCACCGTTACCCGCTGAGGAGAAGGACTTCAGGGTGTGCATCAGGGTTATCAGGAGGCCGGACCCTCCTGAGCTGTTTCATTCACTGCAGGTTAACAAGACAG AAGCCACAGAACGATTCCCCGCTCGAATCTTCGTGGAAGGTCCAAGAAAGCTGATAGCTCTGTATGCGCCAGACGACAATGACCCTCGGGAACTCCGCTGCTTCCGTAGTAAACATGGCCGCGCCGCGTTGTACGTCGAAGCAGAGCCTGAAGAAGGGCCTAAGAGACGAGTTGCCACTTTCAAGTACGAAGCCAAGTCGCTGGTGAGGAGGCACTACGACCCGGCCACGGCTGAATGTAGACCATGCTCCGAGTCTGAACTGGAACTCGCGTTCTGCACGAGCGATCTCG TGTCGCGAGGCGTGATAGTTGGAAGTGAACACCGTGAAGATCTGGACACCACACAATTAACCTTGAGGGTGACAAAACTGATCAGAGCCACCGCAGGCGGCGGAGAACCCAATGAAATCGCGGATGATGACTATTTTAG ATACCAAACGGATAACTCAGTTTTGCCACACAAGCACCGCAGAGAGCGCAGTATTCACGCCCATGTCCACGTGGCGTCTGCGTGTGGCGCCTCCGCCGGGGCGGGCGAGTTTCTGGTGATGGCACGCCGGGCTCTGGGTCGGTACCGGCTGGTGTGCGCGCCCCGAGCACACGAGTGGCGGCAGCTGGTGGAGAAGAGAAACGCCGAGGGAACTGCACACTGCCTGTTGCAACACTGA